In a genomic window of Aeromonas veronii:
- the ribA gene encoding GTP cyclohydrolase II: MSSVTLVAKSKLPTPWGTFTLVGFQETGTGKDHAALVMGNITGEEPVLGRIHSECLTGDALFSLRCDCGFQLQAAMENIAKAGRGVLLYVRQEGRGIGLLNKIRAYHLQDQGADTVEANVALGFAADMRDYTICADMLKQLEVKSLKLMTNNPRKMKAMESFGIPVAERVPLQEGRNPHNEFYLSTKANKLDHMLKK, translated from the coding sequence ATGAGCAGCGTTACCCTCGTGGCCAAATCCAAATTGCCAACCCCCTGGGGCACCTTCACGCTGGTAGGTTTTCAGGAAACCGGCACAGGCAAGGATCACGCCGCACTGGTGATGGGCAACATTACCGGTGAAGAGCCCGTGCTGGGCCGGATCCACTCAGAGTGCCTGACCGGCGATGCCCTGTTCAGCCTGCGTTGTGACTGTGGTTTCCAGTTGCAGGCGGCCATGGAGAATATCGCCAAAGCCGGTCGTGGCGTGTTGTTGTATGTGCGTCAAGAGGGCCGTGGCATCGGTTTGCTCAACAAGATCCGTGCCTATCACCTGCAGGATCAGGGGGCCGATACCGTTGAGGCCAACGTGGCCCTTGGTTTCGCCGCTGACATGCGCGATTACACCATCTGCGCCGACATGCTCAAGCAGCTTGAGGTCAAGTCCCTCAAACTGATGACCAACAACCCGCGCAAGATGAAGGCGATGGAATCCTTTGGCATTCCGGTGGCGGAGCGGGTGCCCCTGCAGGAAGGGCGCAATCCCCACAACGAGTTCTATCTATCAACCAAGGCCAACAAGCTGGATCACATGCTGAAGAAGTGA